In Gemmatimonadota bacterium, the genomic window CTGATCAGGCAGGTATCCTGCGTCCCGTCACAGGCTTCCGTCACCCGGGGCAGCCGCAGGACCAGGGCGGAAACCTCGACGATCCGCACGTAAACGACCTCCTCTACCCTCATCCCGGCGATGTGGAATCACGTCGGTAATGTGTGGAACGGCACGGGGGGTGTCAAGGGGAGATGGCCCTGGATCGGGGGTGGGACGCAGGCCCTCGGGCAACCGGCCCGATCACAGGTTTCATGCGGTCTGAATCCGCTCCCGGAAGCGCCCCGGAACCGCCTCCGGAACCGTGCCGGTGACGCCCCGGAATCGGTAAATAAACCTTGACACCTCCGAGCGTCCGCTTGCACTTTGGAGGCTGGATTGACGGCATTCCCGCTCGTTGCACAGAACGGCGGATTCGCCCGGATTCGCTCCCATTTGCCTGGATTCGCCTGGCCTCAAACGGACTCGACCGGACACGCCTGAATCGGCCCGGACTCGCCCCGTTTTGCCGCCGTGGCGCGTCAGAAAACCCAAATCTATGTTCCGATACATCGTATACCGCATCGTAGGCCTGGTCGGCGTCCTGTTCCTGGTCACGGTCATCACCTTCAGCCTGATGCACGCAGTACCGGGCGGCCCCTTCGACGAGGAGAAGATGCCCCTGTCGGCCGAGGCCAAGGCGAATATCCTACGCAAGTACGGACTGGACCGTCCCCTCTACGAGCAATACGGACGGTACATGTGGAACGCGCTCCAATTCGATTTCGGCATCCCCTTCCAGAGTCCGGGAGAGACGGTGACGGACCTGATTGCGCGGACGTGGCCCATCAGCATGCAGCTGGGCGGCATGGGCCTGGCCGTGGCCTTCTCCTTCGGCATCCTCCTGGGCATCCTGTCCGCAATACGCCAGAACACCTGGGTGGACTACGGGACCACGGTTATCGCCACCCTGGGGATCACTGTGCCCAGTTTCGCCATTTCCATACTGTTCATCGTCCTTTTCGCGACCATCTGGAGGGTCCTGCCCACGGGCGGATGGGGCGGGCCGGAGACCTGGATCATGCCGGTGATCGTCTATGCCCTGGGTCCCATGGCCATCGTCGCCCGGTACACCCGTTCGAGCATCCTCGAGAACCTCCGCATGGACTACGTGCGCACGGCGCGGGCAAAGGGACTTAAGGAGCGCAGCGTCCTGTTCATCCACGTGCTGAAGAACTCGCTGATCCCGCTGCTCACCATCATGGGGCCCATGCTGCCCGGGGTGATGACCGGGTCGCTCTTCGTCGAAGGCATCTTCCGCATCCCCGGCCTTGGGCAGTTCTTCGTCACGAGCATCTTCGAGCGGGACTACCCCATGATCATGGCCCTGACCCTGCTCGTCGCGGTGCTGATCGGTATCGTCTACCTGATAACGGATATCCTGTACGCGCTTGTGGATCCCCGGGTCAGATACGTTCGCGGGAGCAAGTAATGGACCACGGTACCGCGCATACGAAACGGACGTTCCGGGATTACCTGGGCATCTCGGCCCGCGGTTTCTGCATGGGGGTGGCCGATGTCGTGCCCGGCGTGTCCGGGGGCACGATGGCCTTCATACTGGGCGTATACGAAGAGTTGCTCGACGCCGTGCACGCCGTCAACGCGAGGTTTCTGCGTTCGCTGGTGACCTTCCGGTTCGGCGATGCCTTCGACGGTTTCCCCCACCGGTTCCTGATCGCCCTGGTAACTGGCATCTTCGTGGCCATATTCAGCCTGGCCCAGTTCTTCGCATGGGCGCTCGATCACCATCCCGTCCACGTCTGGGCCTTTTTCTTCGGGCTGGTGCTGGCGTCGATCATCACGGTGCGGGGGAAGGTGTCTCGCTGGACCGTGAAGGAAGCACTTGCTTTACTGCTGGCGGCCGCGGGTGCCTTCGTCCTGGTGGGCGCCGTTCCGGTCGAGACGCCCTCGGCAGCCTGGTTCGTCTTCCTGAGCGGAGCGATCGCGATCTGCGCGATGATCCTGCCCGGCATATCGGGCTCGTTCATCCTGGTCATCCTGGGGAAATACCAGTACATGCTCACCGCCGTGGTCGAGCGGAATTTCGTGCCCATCCTCATTTTCGGGTGCGGCGGGATCCTGGGACTGGTCTTCTTCGCGCGAGCGCTCAGGTGGCTGTTGCGCCGCTACCATGACGTGACCGTGGCGGCCCTCATCGGCCTCATGGCCGGCTCGTTGCGCAAGATCTGGCCGTGGAAGGAAGTCGAGGAGAACGTCCTGCCCGCGTCGCTTTCGGGAGAAGTCCTGCTGTCCATCGGCCTTGGTATCGCGGGCTGCGCGATCGTGGTCATCATAGAGCGGCTCGCGTCGAGGCGACCCGCAGGACACACGGTAGACTAGCACAAGGTAGACCAGCACACGGAAGGCCAGCACACGTATGACCAGCACCTTGACCGAAATCACCTCATCTTCCGGCGGCCTCTGGCGCGACGCCCTGCGCCGCTACATGAAGAACAAGCTGTCCGTCGCCGCGGGCATCATCATCATCGTCATCACCTTCATGGCCGTCTTCGCGCCCTGGGTCTCGCCGTCCCACTATTCCGAGGCCAATTTCGACGAAGCCTGGCAGTTCCCGTCCTGGACCCACCCCATGGGCACGGACAGCATCGGCCGGGATTACTTCAGCCGGATCGTGTACGGCGCCCGGATCTCGCTCATCGTGGGATTCGTCGCGCAGATGATTTCCCTGCTGATCGGCGTGCCGCTGGGCGCCATCGCCGGGTTCAAGGGGGGCAAGGCCGATTACATCGTCATGCGCCTGGTGGACGTCATGTCGGTCTTCCCCAGCCTGCTCTTCGCCATACTGATCATGGCCTGGCTGGGAAGCGGGTTGAGCAACGTGCTGTTCGCCATCGGCGTGACCGGCTGGGTGGGCGTATGCCGCCTGGTCCGCGCGCAGTTCCTGTCGCTGCGGGCTTCCGACTTCGTCCGCGCCGCCCGTTCCATGGGCGCCTCCAACGTGCATACCATCGTGCGCCACATGCTGCCCAATGCCCTCAGCCCCATCATCGTCGGCCTGGCCATGGGCATTCCCCAGGCCATATTCGCCGAGGCCGGCCTGAGCTTCCTCGGACTGGGCATCAACCCGCCCACGCCGAGCTGGGGACAGATGGTCAGCAGCCACCTGCCCAACGTGATCTACTACTGGCACCTCGCCCTCTTTCCGGTATTCATGATCGCCCTGGTCATGCTTGGATTCTCGCTCATCGGCGACGGACTCCGCGACGCCCTCGACCCGCGGATGAACGAATAGGGCTTCCCGTCCTATGGCAGGTGTAACATGCGAATCAAGACCGGCATTTCGATTTTTCGGCGTTCGAGCTTTCTGTTCCTTATCGCGGGGTTGGCCTGGTCGGCCTACGGCCTGATCGATACGCTTCTCGCCGACACCGAGCCGCGCTATGTCAATTCCATCGGCGTGCCGCTCCCCGGGGACGCCCTTCCTCCCGGACAGCAGGTCATTCGCGTCTTCTCCGAGTCACGGCCCTATAACGAGTGGTTCCGGACGGTTTACAAAGGCGCCGCCGGGAAGTACATCATCGCCGAGCCCTTGACGCGCACCAACCGGAATTTCGAGTTGCGGGGCGGCGCGGCGGAACGATGGGAGGTGTCGGACGACGGGCTGGACTGGACCTTCCACCTGCGGCCGGGGTTGCAGTGGAGCGACGGCCGGCCGTTGACGGCGCACGACTACGTCTTCTCCCTGCGCCGCGGCGCCGATCCGGAAAACGCCTACGACTTCGGGTGGTATTACCAGCCGATCCGGAACTGGCAGGCCGTCGTCGCCCGCACGGTGCCTGTGGACTCCCTGGGCGTGTGGGCTTCCGACGATCTGACCCTCCACATCGCGACCGAAGAGACCACGCCCCACCTGCCTCTGCTGTTGACCTACTCGTGGGTATCGCCCGAACACACGGTGCGCAAGTATGGCGACACGTGGTCCACCCGGCCGGAAACCTGCGTGTCTTCCGGTCCTTTCATCATGGTGGAATGGATAAAAGGCGAGCGGATGGTCTACGAGGCCAATCCCATGTACCGCGGGGTCGACAAGCCCTACCTGGAAAGGTTGATCTACAAGATGTTCAACCTGACCACGCCGCCTCCGAGGATACCGGCATACGAAGCCGGAGAGATCGATTTCACCGAGGTGGAGAACCAGGCGGAACTCGCCCGCCTCCTTTCCGACGACGCACTGAGCGACCAGGTCCATACCTGGCCCAATTTCTGGACCCATTACCTGTTTTTCGACGTGACGCAACCGCCGTTCAACGACCGGAGGGTCCGGCTCGCGCTGAGTCTCGCCATCGACCGGGACGCCATTTGCCGTTCCGCGCTGAAGGGGTTCGCCATTCCCGGCTACGCCATGCTGCCGCCCGGATTCCCGGCCTACTCCGACGATGCTTACGCGGAAAGCCAGGGTTATGACCCGGAACGCGCCCGGCAGCTGCTTGCGGATGCGGGGTATCCGGATGGCCGCGGCATTCCCGAACTGGACATGTGGCTGCGGAACGAGATCGTCATGCACCGTGACGCGGCGGAGGGGATCCAGGCGATGCTGCAGCGAAACCTGAACATAGAGGTCGAAGTACGCAACGTGGAGAACAAGGTCTTCATGGACGGCCTGAACAACCACACCCTGGCCTTCGGAATGGTACCCTACGAATTTGATTTCGTGGATCCCAGCAATCTCCTGGGACTTTGGCGGTCGAATGGGCGGCACAACTGGAACAACGCCGCTTTCGACGTACTGATGACCGAGGCCGAGGCCGAGGTCAGGGATCCGCACCGCCGGATTTCACTGTACAAGGAAGCCGAGCGGCTGCTGGTGGAAGACGTGGCCGGCGTGTTCCTCTGGCACCGGCAGCGCGCACAAGTTTGGAAGCCCTACCTTAAAGGTTCGGCGCTTGAGCCGAACGCGGCAGGTTACCGGACGTGGCGGGGCGACCAGGTGATGAGTTCCTCCATCACCTTTTACCTGGCGGAAGACGAACCGGGACTTGCCCTGCCTGCTCGGAGATAGTGAGGCCAGGACCGGAGCGCGGAAGGCGCGGCGAATCGCGGCAATCCGGAGCGCGGAAGGAGTCCGACATGATACTCAACCAGTACTACCTGGGCTGTCTCGCCCATGCGTCCTATTTCCTCGGGGACGAATCATCCGGCGTCGCGGCCGTCGTGGATCCGCAGCGCGACATCGGCCAGTACATCGAAGAGGCCGAATCCCGGAACATGACCATCGCCCATGTCTTCCTGACGCACTTCCACGCGGATTTCGCCGCGGGCCACCTGGAACTGAGAGACCGCACGGGCGCCATGATCCACCTCGGGGCGCGCGCCGAGGCGGACTACGCCTTCGAGCCGATGCGGGACGGCGGCGGCATGGATCTGGGCCGGTTACGTCTCGCCTTTCTCGAAACGCCCGGGCATTCTCCCGAGTCCGTCTGTATCCTGGTCTACGATCCGGAAGCGGCGGCCTCGCCCTACGCCGCGCTGACCGGGGACACCCTGTTCATCGGCGACGTGGGCCGACCGGACCTGCGGGCCGCGCTCGGCTGGAAGGCCGAGGACCTCGCCAACCTGCTCTACGACTCCCTCCACGGAAAGCTGATTCCGGCGACCGTCGACGAGACGCTCGTCTATCCCGCGCACGGCGCCGGCTCGTTGTGTGGCAAGAATCTGAGTACGGACACGGTGTCCACCATGGGCGATCAGAAGAAGTACAACTACGCGCTGCAGCCCATGGATCGGGAGACCTTTACCCGTCTCATCACGACGGACCAGCCCGAGGCGCCTTCGTACTTCACCTACGACGCCGCGTTCAACGCGCAGGAACACGAAACGCTGGACCATCTGCTGAAGCGCAACCTGAACCCCCTTTCATTGGAGGAGGTGTTGCGCAAGGCGGAAGACGGCGCCCAGCTGCTCGACACGCGGGACGCCGCGGAATATGAGGGTGCGCACCTGAAGGGGAGCGTCAACATCGGCCTCGGGGGCCAGTACGCCAGCTGGGCGGGCACCCTGCTGCGGCGTGACCGGCCGATCGTGCTGATCACGGGATCAGGCGCCGAGGAGGAATCCGCCCTGCGGCTGGGCCGCATCGGCTTCGACCACATCGCAGGATACCTGAAGGGCGGCATGCACGCGCTGGATAAACGGCCCGACCTGCTTGGCCGGACCGACCGCATCACCGCGGCGGCGCTCAGGGACCGGCTGGACACGGAACGCCCGCCCCTGGTGCTCGACATCCGATCCGGCCAGGAACGCGCCGGCAAATCCATCCTGGGCAGCCTCCACGTTCCCCTGAACCATCTGGAAGAACGCCTTGGCGAGATCCCCACCGGCACCACGGTGGTCGTCCAGTGCGCCGGCGGTTATCGTTCCGCCATGGCGGCCAGCATCCTGAAGCGGAACGGCATCGCGGACGTGATGGACCTGGTCGGGGGCCTGGCGGCCTGGGAGGCCGTCCAGCGTGAGACCGCGGATTGACCCGGGGGATGGACCGGTCTCATTTATACATGGGTACGTTGAATTCCATAAGGTCACGTGCGACGCGGGTGGCGGGAAAGACCTTGCGCGCCTCTGCGGCCAGGGGCCCGTCCTGCATGTAGCGTGAACTGATATGGGTCAGCACGAGGCTGCCGACCTTCGCGCGGCGGGCGATGCGGGCGGCCTGCACGACCGTCGAGTGGTGCTTCTGCCGGGCCTGCGCCCGCAGGTCGTCGCTGAACATGCCGTCGTGGATCAGCACGTCCGCCTCGAGGGCGAGCGACACCACCTGGTCGCACGGCCGGGTATCCGTGGCGTACACGATCTTCCGGCCCCGCCGGGCGGGACCGAGTACCTGGTCGGGCTCGATCACCCGTCCATCCCGCAGCGTCACGGCTTCACCGGCCTGCAGCCGCCCGTAAAGCGGTCCCGGCGGTATGCCCAGCCGCCGCGCTTCCTCGACCTGAAACTGACCGGGACGCTCCCTTTCCTGGAAGGCGAATGCCAGCGTAAAGCAGCTGTGGTCCACGGGTACGGCTTCGACGAAGACCGTGTCGTCCTCGGAGACCAGGCCGCCTTTGGTCTCCGTGACGATCACGGGGAAGGGGCACTGGTGGCCCAGAAAGCGCCGGTTGCCTTCCACGAACTCTGAAATGCCCGGAGGTCCGTGGATGTGCAGTGCCCGTTCCCGCGGTATCTGCCCCATGGTCATCAGCAGGCCGGGCAATCCCATCACGTGGTCGCCGTGCAGATGGGAGATATAGATCCGTTCGATCTTGCTCAGGGGCAACTTCGCCCGCACCATCTGCGTCTGCGTGCCTTCCCCGCAGTCGAAGAGGAACACGCGGCCGTCGCACTGGACGGCCACGGACGGCAGGTTTCGCGTCAGGGTCGGAATGGCGCCTCCGGAGCCCAGGATAACGATGTCTATGGTCATGATGGAAGATGGATGGCCTTGTTTTCGGTGGGCGCCTACGCCTGCCGCGCCTTGCAGATCGCGTCGGTCATGCGGACCACGCGGCTCATTTCCCTGACGTCGTGGACCCTGACGATGCTGGCGCCGTTGGCGACGCTTAGCGCGACCGCGGCCGCCGTGCCCTCCATCCGGTCGTCTTTCTCCGCGTCGAGCACACGGCCGATGAAGGACTTCCGCGACGGGCCGATCAGAATGGGACGATTCAGTCGCTGGAATGACGCCAGGGACCGGATCAGGAGCAGGTTGTCGCTGAGCCGTTTGCCGAAACCGATGCCGGGATCGACAATGATCCGCGATCTCCGGATGCCGTGCGCCACGGCATGGGCTATGCGCGCGTCCAGCCACTCGACGATTTCGCCCACGGTATCCCGATAGCCGGGATTTCGCTGCATGTCCCGTGGTGTTCCCGCCGTATGCATGATTACCACGGGAACTCCTTCAGCGGCGACCGTCCCGGTCATATCCGGATCGGCGGTCAAGCCGCTGACGTCGTTCACCAGCCGGGCACCGGCGCCTATGGCCCTGCGGGCGACTTCCGCCTTCCGTGTATCGATGGACACCGGTTGCTCGATCCGGTCCTTCAATCTCTCAATGACGGGAATGACCCGCCGAATTTCCTCCTCCGGATCGACCGGTTCCGCGCCCGGCCGGGTGGATTCTCCGCCCACGTCGATGACGTCCGCGCCTTCTTCGGCCAATCGCTGACCGTGCCGTACGGCAGTCAAAGGATCCCAGTACCGGCCGCCGTCATAGAAGGAATCCGGCGTGACGTTGAGGACGCCCATGACTCGTGTGCGTTGCGAACAGTCCCAGAGAAACCCGTCACCCTCGATGACACGTTCATCATCCACGATCAGACTCCGGGTGCGGCCAGGGGAGGCTCCTTGAAAGGCGTGGGGGCCGGCGCTTTTTCATCGTCCGTACGGGCCTCCTCCGCCTGCCCCGCTTCATTCTTCGCGTCCTGCCCCGATGCGGCTTCACGCTTTACGGCCGGTTCCAGCGTTTTCCCCGCCAGCAACTGTTCCATCTGGGCCCTGTCCAGCGTTTCATGTTCGAGAAGGGCCTCGGCCATCCGGTGCAGGGCGTCTTCCCGCTTCGAAATGATGGTTTCCGCATGCTGCCGGCAGGCATCCAGGATGCTTCTCATGTCCTCGTCGACCTTCACGGCCGTCTTGTTGCTGTAATCCCGCTTCCGGGTGAGTTCCCGGCCCAGGAAAACTTCACCGTCCTGGTTGCCGAGGGCCAGGGGACCGATTTCGCCCATCCCCCAGCCGCAGACCATGTGACGCGCCAGTTCCGTGGCGCGCTTGATGTCGTCGCCGGCCCCGTTGAACGTGTCGCCGACCCCGATGCGTTCCGCTACCTGTCCGGCCAGCAGGCAGGCGATCTGGCCCCGGCACCAGGCCTCCGAATACAGGTACTGGTCTTCCTCCGGAATAGAGTAGGTGATCCCGAGCGCCTGCCCGCGGGGAATGATGGTGACGCTGTGCGGAGAGTCGATCTCGGGGATCAGAGCGGCGGTCAGGGCGTGGCCGCTTTCGTGGTAGGCCACGGTTCTGCGTTCTTCTTCCGACATGACCAGCTGGTGTTCCGAGCCCATGACGATGCGGTCCCTGGCGCGTTCGAGGTCCGACATGGTGATCTGCTTGTGATCTTCCCGCGCGGCGAGCAGGGCCGCCTCGTTCATGATGTTCTCCAGGTCCGCGCCCGACATGCCCGGCGTGAGCCTGGCCATGGTCTTCAGGTTTACGCACTCCGCCAGCGGCTTGCCCTTCGCCTTGATTTCCAGGATCTGCTCGCGTCCCCGGACGTCCGGCCGGTCCACGGTGACGTGCCGGTCGAACCGTCCGGGCCGGAGCAGCGCCGGGTCCAGCACGTCGGGGCGGTTCGTGGCGGCGATGAGGACGACCCCGCTGTTCGGTTCGAAACCGTCCATTTCCACGAGCAACTGGTTCAGCGTCTGTTCCCGTTCATCGTGCCCGCCGCCCAGGCCCGCGCCCCGGTGGCGGCCCACGGCGTC contains:
- the folP gene encoding dihydropteroate synthase, translating into MGVLNVTPDSFYDGGRYWDPLTAVRHGQRLAEEGADVIDVGGESTRPGAEPVDPEEEIRRVIPVIERLKDRIEQPVSIDTRKAEVARRAIGAGARLVNDVSGLTADPDMTGTVAAEGVPVVIMHTAGTPRDMQRNPGYRDTVGEIVEWLDARIAHAVAHGIRRSRIIVDPGIGFGKRLSDNLLLIRSLASFQRLNRPILIGPSRKSFIGRVLDAEKDDRMEGTAAAVALSVANGASIVRVHDVREMSRVVRMTDAICKARQA
- a CDS encoding peptide ABC transporter substrate-binding protein, whose amino-acid sequence is MRIKTGISIFRRSSFLFLIAGLAWSAYGLIDTLLADTEPRYVNSIGVPLPGDALPPGQQVIRVFSESRPYNEWFRTVYKGAAGKYIIAEPLTRTNRNFELRGGAAERWEVSDDGLDWTFHLRPGLQWSDGRPLTAHDYVFSLRRGADPENAYDFGWYYQPIRNWQAVVARTVPVDSLGVWASDDLTLHIATEETTPHLPLLLTYSWVSPEHTVRKYGDTWSTRPETCVSSGPFIMVEWIKGERMVYEANPMYRGVDKPYLERLIYKMFNLTTPPPRIPAYEAGEIDFTEVENQAELARLLSDDALSDQVHTWPNFWTHYLFFDVTQPPFNDRRVRLALSLAIDRDAICRSALKGFAIPGYAMLPPGFPAYSDDAYAESQGYDPERARQLLADAGYPDGRGIPELDMWLRNEIVMHRDAAEGIQAMLQRNLNIEVEVRNVENKVFMDGLNNHTLAFGMVPYEFDFVDPSNLLGLWRSNGRHNWNNAAFDVLMTEAEAEVRDPHRRISLYKEAERLLVEDVAGVFLWHRQRAQVWKPYLKGSALEPNAAGYRTWRGDQVMSSSITFYLAEDEPGLALPARR
- the rnz gene encoding ribonuclease Z — encoded protein: MTIDIVILGSGGAIPTLTRNLPSVAVQCDGRVFLFDCGEGTQTQMVRAKLPLSKIERIYISHLHGDHVMGLPGLLMTMGQIPRERALHIHGPPGISEFVEGNRRFLGHQCPFPVIVTETKGGLVSEDDTVFVEAVPVDHSCFTLAFAFQERERPGQFQVEEARRLGIPPGPLYGRLQAGEAVTLRDGRVIEPDQVLGPARRGRKIVYATDTRPCDQVVSLALEADVLIHDGMFSDDLRAQARQKHHSTVVQAARIARRAKVGSLVLTHISSRYMQDGPLAAEARKVFPATRVARDLMEFNVPMYK
- the hflB gene encoding ATP-dependent zinc metalloprotease FtsH, yielding MWVLLALLSVVLVQFFSRNRSDGMEIGYSTFRDHLANGNILSVTILEKTIVGEFRNGVSTPVPGGRESMETRFKVEIPFEDTELIDELVRRDVTITARPKSSPWYAHLVTWLPLLLIIGLGILIFRQMQGGQKGLFSMGKSQARLTGEREGVKFSEVAGVEEAKRDLQEVVAFLKHPEKFSRFGARIPKGVLLLGPPGTGKTLLARAVSGEAGVPFFTMSGADFMEMFVGVGASRVRDLFKQGKENAPCIIFIDELDAVGRHRGAGLGGGHDEREQTLNQLLVEMDGFEPNSGVVLIAATNRPDVLDPALLRPGRFDRHVTVDRPDVRGREQILEIKAKGKPLAECVNLKTMARLTPGMSGADLENIMNEAALLAAREDHKQITMSDLERARDRIVMGSEHQLVMSEEERRTVAYHESGHALTAALIPEIDSPHSVTIIPRGQALGITYSIPEEDQYLYSEAWCRGQIACLLAGQVAERIGVGDTFNGAGDDIKRATELARHMVCGWGMGEIGPLALGNQDGEVFLGRELTRKRDYSNKTAVKVDEDMRSILDACRQHAETIISKREDALHRMAEALLEHETLDRAQMEQLLAGKTLEPAVKREAASGQDAKNEAGQAEEARTDDEKAPAPTPFKEPPLAAPGV
- a CDS encoding ABC transporter permease, encoding MFRYIVYRIVGLVGVLFLVTVITFSLMHAVPGGPFDEEKMPLSAEAKANILRKYGLDRPLYEQYGRYMWNALQFDFGIPFQSPGETVTDLIARTWPISMQLGGMGLAVAFSFGILLGILSAIRQNTWVDYGTTVIATLGITVPSFAISILFIVLFATIWRVLPTGGWGGPETWIMPVIVYALGPMAIVARYTRSSILENLRMDYVRTARAKGLKERSVLFIHVLKNSLIPLLTIMGPMLPGVMTGSLFVEGIFRIPGLGQFFVTSIFERDYPMIMALTLLVAVLIGIVYLITDILYALVDPRVRYVRGSK
- a CDS encoding DUF368 domain-containing protein — its product is MDHGTAHTKRTFRDYLGISARGFCMGVADVVPGVSGGTMAFILGVYEELLDAVHAVNARFLRSLVTFRFGDAFDGFPHRFLIALVTGIFVAIFSLAQFFAWALDHHPVHVWAFFFGLVLASIITVRGKVSRWTVKEALALLLAAAGAFVLVGAVPVETPSAAWFVFLSGAIAICAMILPGISGSFILVILGKYQYMLTAVVERNFVPILIFGCGGILGLVFFARALRWLLRRYHDVTVAALIGLMAGSLRKIWPWKEVEENVLPASLSGEVLLSIGLGIAGCAIVVIIERLASRRPAGHTVD
- a CDS encoding MBL fold metallo-hydrolase, whose protein sequence is MILNQYYLGCLAHASYFLGDESSGVAAVVDPQRDIGQYIEEAESRNMTIAHVFLTHFHADFAAGHLELRDRTGAMIHLGARAEADYAFEPMRDGGGMDLGRLRLAFLETPGHSPESVCILVYDPEAAASPYAALTGDTLFIGDVGRPDLRAALGWKAEDLANLLYDSLHGKLIPATVDETLVYPAHGAGSLCGKNLSTDTVSTMGDQKKYNYALQPMDRETFTRLITTDQPEAPSYFTYDAAFNAQEHETLDHLLKRNLNPLSLEEVLRKAEDGAQLLDTRDAAEYEGAHLKGSVNIGLGGQYASWAGTLLRRDRPIVLITGSGAEEESALRLGRIGFDHIAGYLKGGMHALDKRPDLLGRTDRITAAALRDRLDTERPPLVLDIRSGQERAGKSILGSLHVPLNHLEERLGEIPTGTTVVVQCAGGYRSAMAASILKRNGIADVMDLVGGLAAWEAVQRETAD
- a CDS encoding ABC transporter permease; the protein is MTSTLTEITSSSGGLWRDALRRYMKNKLSVAAGIIIIVITFMAVFAPWVSPSHYSEANFDEAWQFPSWTHPMGTDSIGRDYFSRIVYGARISLIVGFVAQMISLLIGVPLGAIAGFKGGKADYIVMRLVDVMSVFPSLLFAILIMAWLGSGLSNVLFAIGVTGWVGVCRLVRAQFLSLRASDFVRAARSMGASNVHTIVRHMLPNALSPIIVGLAMGIPQAIFAEAGLSFLGLGINPPTPSWGQMVSSHLPNVIYYWHLALFPVFMIALVMLGFSLIGDGLRDALDPRMNE